In Candidatus Mycalebacterium zealandia, one DNA window encodes the following:
- a CDS encoding ATPase, with product MPEECEHGCCHNPESFDWFFWASLSVVVLLYCADFIPARSALFGDLTFAVREITNTVLPGIALGVISIAFISLVPREAVASVLGGGHSAGGIARAVFAGVFFDVCNHGVVLLGVKLYERGASMGQVAAFLLASPWNSLSLTFVLIALAGVWWTLVFIALSVVVAFITGLVFIRLEKNAVVPPNPNAVQPAEGGLGAVFESLRAVRLNRNTAAFLTASAFRDSKPVLRWLLFGVILAALIRTFGSHIGYEDLFGPTLAGLGLTVIAATVIEVCSEGSTPIAADLLNRAGAPGNAFTFLMAGAATDYTEIMAVKETTRSWKLSLFIPLIAVPQIVLLSAILNGWFAG from the coding sequence ATGCCCGAAGAGTGCGAGCACGGCTGTTGCCACAATCCCGAATCTTTTGACTGGTTTTTCTGGGCGTCTTTGTCCGTTGTGGTTTTGCTTTACTGCGCGGATTTTATTCCCGCACGCAGCGCGTTGTTTGGGGATTTAACCTTTGCCGTGCGTGAAATAACCAACACGGTTCTGCCGGGAATCGCTCTCGGCGTTATTTCAATCGCTTTTATCTCACTTGTTCCGCGCGAGGCGGTTGCGTCCGTTCTCGGCGGCGGACACAGCGCGGGAGGCATAGCGCGCGCCGTTTTCGCGGGCGTGTTTTTTGATGTTTGCAATCACGGAGTAGTTTTGCTCGGAGTGAAGTTGTATGAGCGCGGCGCGAGCATGGGGCAGGTTGCCGCCTTTCTGCTCGCGAGCCCGTGGAATTCGCTTTCGCTCACTTTTGTTCTTATCGCGCTTGCGGGCGTGTGGTGGACGCTTGTGTTTATCGCTCTGTCGGTGGTTGTGGCGTTTATCACGGGGCTTGTTTTCATACGGCTTGAAAAAAACGCCGTTGTGCCGCCCAATCCGAACGCGGTTCAGCCGGCGGAAGGGGGTTTGGGCGCGGTTTTTGAGTCTCTTCGCGCCGTGCGCCTGAACCGGAACACGGCGGCGTTTCTCACAGCTTCCGCGTTCCGGGATTCAAAACCCGTTTTGCGCTGGCTTCTTTTCGGTGTGATTCTTGCCGCTTTAATCAGGACTTTCGGGTCGCACATCGGATATGAAGATCTTTTCGGTCCAACGCTCGCGGGGCTTGGCTTAACCGTTATTGCCGCGACCGTGATTGAGGTTTGCTCGGAGGGCTCAACACCGATTGCGGCTGATTTGCTCAACCGCGCCGGTGCGCCGGGAAACGCGTTTACGTTCCTTATGGCGGGCGCGGCGACCGATTACACCGAAATTATGGCGGTTAAAGAGACCACGCGCTCATGGAAACTGTCGCTCTTTATTCCGCTTATTGCGGTTCCGCAGATTGTTTTGCTGTCCGCAATCCTGAACGGTTGGTTTGCGGGGTAG
- a CDS encoding DUF2442 domain-containing protein translates to MNPRVKEVSTTEDCKLQLVFDNGERGLYDCSDLLDFGVFAELKDKQYFQKATVLDGTVVWPNDQDICPDTLYLDSVRG, encoded by the coding sequence ATTAATCCAAGAGTAAAAGAAGTCAGCACAACGGAAGACTGCAAACTTCAACTTGTTTTTGATAACGGGGAGCGTGGTTTGTATGACTGCTCGGATTTGTTGGATTTTGGGGTTTTTGCTGAGTTAAAGGACAAACAATACTTTCAAAAAGCGACCGTTTTAGATGGAACGGTTGTTTGGCCCAATGATCAGGATATATGTCCTGATACGCTGTATTTGGATTCGGTGAGAGGTTAA
- a CDS encoding non-ribosomal peptide synthase, with the protein MSCKIADIDLETIVSLTGMPKLRNSANPMDPREMAGSVRVAFRPVPGGYPEELLKSFSDKLRKSLERLGVTVVPWREATVQDNAFGIFSRIFKIRRVKRDINAVVDVKRNPSILRKAASFLAETIYGFVRKPGRSVMEILKISGWADDFTQKYIQDPFSTQVITIVPLESEFEDPQTTYNIKIEIGLSHLIGTMSEIVIGVSDDNFAIINMNLSDSVYAHGQLDGFVLNSLVPKIYAPIKPPILSRFNIEEYNPAENKNTEALANLGKTVRPTGLFPAGYKFSERIRRVSHRDVLSNILDGRTGVSYGFIAIVEPPVYTGAKEVSGEEWNGFTPVSGLSDVREAQSGRWYAKISVAGSEKFRQIPDIWTVTSRSGCDKTNLDPMTDIVRIGIINGKLHLQTPAGMDLSRRDIRPSFDTFVILAQAFSFAMYMPEMVEKDGMSVLHFHGYPSPQWFESGEFCEGAENPSLPCGTVEAALLNYAAVYKVADTPSAGRDMRLLCLVESDHGVNIVGTDKKYLVDRLSNGAASGSIMLGGKFLPMLKQDALSDRATV; encoded by the coding sequence ATGAGCTGTAAGATAGCCGACATAGATCTTGAAACCATAGTTTCCCTCACGGGAATGCCGAAGTTGCGCAACTCCGCCAACCCCATGGATCCGCGCGAGATGGCGGGCAGTGTGAGGGTGGCGTTCCGCCCCGTTCCCGGCGGGTATCCGGAGGAACTTCTAAAGTCATTTTCGGACAAACTCAGAAAAAGTCTTGAGCGGCTCGGCGTAACGGTTGTGCCGTGGCGCGAGGCGACGGTTCAGGACAACGCGTTCGGCATTTTTTCGCGCATTTTCAAAATCCGGCGGGTCAAAAGAGACATAAACGCCGTTGTGGACGTGAAAAGAAATCCGTCAATTCTGCGCAAGGCGGCAAGCTTCCTTGCCGAAACCATTTACGGGTTTGTCCGCAAGCCCGGCAGGTCTGTTATGGAAATCCTCAAAATAAGCGGTTGGGCGGACGACTTCACGCAGAAATACATTCAAGACCCGTTCAGCACGCAGGTCATAACAATTGTGCCGCTTGAGAGCGAGTTTGAAGACCCGCAAACCACATACAACATCAAAATAGAAATAGGGCTGAGCCATCTTATCGGCACAATGTCGGAGATTGTAATAGGTGTTTCGGACGATAATTTCGCCATAATCAACATGAACCTGTCCGATTCGGTTTACGCCCACGGGCAGCTTGACGGTTTTGTGCTGAATTCGCTTGTTCCGAAGATTTACGCTCCGATAAAACCGCCTATTTTGAGCAGGTTCAACATAGAGGAATACAATCCGGCGGAAAACAAAAACACCGAGGCGCTCGCGAATCTTGGCAAAACGGTAAGGCCCACGGGGCTTTTTCCCGCAGGATACAAATTCAGCGAACGCATCAGGCGCGTTTCGCATCGCGACGTGCTCAGCAACATACTTGACGGCAGAACGGGAGTTTCCTACGGCTTCATAGCCATTGTTGAGCCGCCCGTATATACGGGAGCCAAAGAGGTTTCGGGCGAAGAGTGGAACGGCTTCACCCCGGTTTCGGGGCTTTCCGATGTGCGCGAAGCGCAGTCCGGCAGATGGTATGCGAAAATCAGCGTCGCGGGCTCTGAAAAATTCAGACAGATTCCCGACATTTGGACGGTAACCTCGCGTTCGGGATGCGACAAAACAAACCTTGACCCCATGACCGACATTGTGCGCATAGGGATTATCAACGGCAAACTTCACTTGCAGACTCCAGCCGGAATGGATTTGTCCCGCCGTGACATCAGGCCGTCTTTTGACACTTTTGTGATTCTCGCTCAGGCGTTTTCGTTCGCGATGTATATGCCCGAAATGGTTGAAAAAGACGGTATGTCCGTACTGCACTTTCACGGCTATCCGTCTCCTCAGTGGTTTGAGAGCGGCGAGTTCTGCGAAGGCGCGGAAAATCCGTCATTGCCGTGCGGAACGGTTGAGGCGGCGCTTTTGAACTACGCGGCGGTCTATAAAGTGGCGGACACTCCGTCCGCCGGGCGCGACATGCGGCTGCTGTGTCTTGTTGAGAGCGACCACGGGGTGAACATAGTCGGCACGGACAAAAAATACCTTGTTGACCGCCTGTCAAACGGCGCGGCGAGCGGAAGCATTATGCTCGGCGGCAAGTTCCTTCCGATGCTCAAACAAGATGCGCTCTCAGACAGAGCCACGGTCTGA
- a CDS encoding AAA family ATPase, producing the protein MSKTFTKQIGEMSELILEELGPVSESANQELQVLNNRSLAEDISGQEDHLVLARAQIRNQWIPQLEVAVKEPFVCFVRAECENEEGKSGARIYLVHRHGKMLSNYSSKSQNTFLCAYLAPAGRIAAIPFGDYIDLPNNDEVCAVERNLFVPVNTSSGWDAIDNKIETGNDRGTVQSLKKFFLDAELEQVTIDREKKTVQSFELRDQPILDSKQDDIFRTPLNSRIFVTGAPGTGKTTLLIKRLAQKTSVDNLSEDESVLVRPKDKELFHARNWTLYVPSQGLRDYLKNAMSQESISADVETIKLWSEESIKIAKRHYLGTGEGFSLKKDRNILSVSSSSGLAKVATDFYSYVGQRYSVKTDLNKLRYAFIKRIPEYYRIFRGGKGGEFFNTEIDYKQSLANKEISPDEVDIINFTVLKYARFLESKRPENFKSIDWYDTIKINEKTQIAVDEFSDFSAVQLGCIFYLAHPRFRSFTLVGDLMQRITRNGIQQFSECNLFASDFRVHQVGRHYRQSEKLAQMVATLYKHKIGEDPPFLSIENKDVHPVPPLLYSAPSSEEGVAWIGKRVQEIYRYCEEKPAIAVVVPEQSNVQPMTSMLQKVLKDGVEVYASVDGKIESTKDGVYVFPVEHIKGFEFEGVFLVGIARMASLFPELIDKYLYVAITRASRFLGVVSRDENEFPESLNCVKDFFVEGETWEYE; encoded by the coding sequence ATGAGTAAAACATTTACAAAGCAAATAGGTGAAATGTCAGAATTGATACTGGAAGAATTAGGTCCAGTATCAGAGTCTGCGAATCAGGAATTGCAAGTTCTCAACAATCGAAGTCTTGCAGAGGACATTTCAGGGCAAGAAGATCATCTTGTTTTAGCAAGAGCACAAATTCGTAATCAGTGGATACCACAACTTGAGGTAGCAGTTAAAGAGCCTTTTGTCTGTTTTGTACGAGCAGAGTGTGAAAATGAAGAGGGGAAAAGCGGAGCTCGAATTTATTTAGTGCATAGACACGGAAAAATGCTTTCCAATTACAGTTCCAAATCACAAAACACTTTTCTATGTGCTTATTTGGCACCTGCCGGAAGGATAGCAGCGATTCCTTTTGGTGATTATATTGATCTTCCGAACAATGACGAAGTTTGTGCTGTTGAGAGAAACCTCTTTGTTCCTGTGAATACATCTTCTGGTTGGGACGCAATAGACAATAAAATTGAGACGGGAAATGACAGAGGGACAGTTCAATCTCTGAAAAAGTTTTTTCTTGATGCAGAACTTGAGCAGGTAACAATAGACAGAGAGAAAAAAACTGTTCAGTCATTCGAATTAAGAGATCAACCGATTCTTGATTCAAAGCAAGATGATATTTTTCGCACACCTCTAAATTCAAGGATTTTTGTTACTGGAGCTCCGGGAACTGGAAAAACCACTCTGCTAATTAAGAGGCTCGCACAGAAAACAAGCGTTGACAATCTTTCTGAAGATGAATCCGTTCTGGTTCGGCCTAAAGACAAAGAACTATTTCATGCTCGAAACTGGACACTTTATGTCCCGTCTCAAGGACTTCGTGATTATTTGAAGAATGCTATGTCGCAAGAAAGTATTTCTGCTGATGTTGAAACAATTAAATTATGGAGTGAGGAAAGCATAAAGATTGCCAAACGCCACTATTTAGGTACTGGAGAGGGGTTTTCCCTGAAAAAAGACAGAAACATCCTGTCCGTATCTTCAAGTTCCGGACTCGCTAAAGTAGCCACAGATTTTTATTCATACGTTGGGCAGAGGTACAGTGTTAAAACAGATCTTAATAAATTGAGATACGCTTTCATTAAGAGAATTCCTGAGTATTACAGAATTTTCAGGGGTGGGAAGGGTGGAGAATTCTTCAATACAGAGATTGATTACAAACAATCTCTTGCCAACAAAGAAATTTCTCCTGATGAAGTTGACATCATTAACTTTACCGTTTTGAAATATGCAAGATTTCTGGAAAGCAAAAGACCTGAGAATTTTAAAAGTATTGATTGGTACGACACTATTAAAATAAACGAGAAAACACAAATTGCAGTAGATGAATTTTCTGATTTTTCGGCAGTGCAGTTGGGATGTATTTTTTATCTTGCTCATCCACGCTTTAGATCATTTACGCTTGTGGGTGATTTAATGCAGCGAATAACGAGAAATGGAATTCAACAATTTTCCGAGTGTAATTTGTTTGCTTCCGATTTTCGGGTTCATCAGGTTGGTAGGCATTATCGCCAGAGTGAAAAACTTGCTCAGATGGTTGCCACCCTTTATAAACACAAAATTGGTGAAGACCCTCCGTTTCTCAGTATTGAGAACAAGGATGTCCATCCTGTTCCTCCGTTATTGTATTCTGCTCCTTCAAGTGAAGAAGGGGTTGCATGGATTGGCAAGCGAGTTCAAGAGATTTATAGGTATTGTGAAGAAAAACCTGCTATTGCAGTAGTTGTGCCAGAACAGAGTAATGTTCAGCCGATGACATCAATGCTTCAAAAGGTTTTGAAAGATGGTGTTGAGGTTTACGCTTCCGTAGATGGTAAAATCGAGTCTACAAAAGATGGGGTTTACGTTTTTCCTGTAGAACATATAAAAGGTTTTGAGTTTGAAGGCGTTTTTCTTGTGGGAATAGCACGTATGGCAAGTCTTTTCCCAGAGTTGATTGATAAATATTTGTATGTTGCCATTACTCGTGCTTCTCGTTTTCTTGGCGTGGTTTCTCGTGATGAAAATGAATTTCCTGAAAGTCTGAATTGTGTAAAAGATTTTTTTGTTGAGGGTGAAACTTGGGAATATGAATAG
- a CDS encoding UMP kinase: MPSNRKKPLYKRILLKIGGEALQGKDEFGIDTKMLDKVSKELKDLTRLGVDIALVIGGGNFFRGSSDSASGMDRSTADYMGMLATVINAIALQDYLEKHGVDTRVQSGLEIKQVAEPFIKRRALRHIEKGRIVIFAAGTGSPFFTTDTAASLRALQIGADCVLKGTKVDGIYNKDPKKHKDTKKFTELTYMEAIQKELDVMDTTAISLCMESGIPIIVFDLFKAGNMKKVVCGEKIGTKVWSGK, translated from the coding sequence ATGCCGTCCAACCGGAAAAAACCTCTCTACAAAAGAATCCTTCTGAAAATAGGCGGCGAAGCCCTTCAAGGCAAAGATGAGTTCGGCATAGACACCAAGATGCTGGACAAGGTGTCAAAAGAGCTCAAAGATTTGACCCGTCTCGGCGTTGACATCGCGCTTGTAATCGGCGGCGGAAACTTTTTCAGAGGCAGTTCGGACAGTGCCAGCGGAATGGACAGGTCAACGGCGGACTACATGGGAATGCTCGCGACCGTTATAAACGCCATCGCTCTTCAGGACTATCTGGAAAAACACGGCGTTGACACGCGGGTTCAAAGCGGGCTTGAAATCAAACAGGTCGCCGAGCCGTTTATAAAGCGGCGTGCGCTGAGGCACATTGAAAAAGGCAGGATTGTGATTTTCGCCGCCGGAACGGGCAGCCCGTTTTTCACAACCGACACGGCGGCAAGTTTGCGCGCTCTGCAAATCGGCGCGGATTGCGTTCTGAAAGGAACAAAAGTTGACGGCATTTACAACAAAGACCCGAAAAAACACAAAGACACCAAAAAATTCACCGAACTCACCTATATGGAAGCCATCCAGAAGGAACTGGACGTTATGGACACAACGGCTATTTCACTGTGCATGGAGAGCGGAATTCCCATTATAGTTTTCGATCTGTTCAAGGCGGGGAATATGAAAAAAGTTGTGTGCGGCGAAAAAATCGGCACGAAGGTATGGAGCGGAAAATGA
- the tsf gene encoding translation elongation factor Ts, whose product MAEVTSSMVREARDLTGASFLDCKNALEEAGGDMDKAIDLLKIKGASRASKKIGRNTPEGLVTSYIHPGGKIGVMLELNCETDFVARNEEFSNLSKEITMQIAATGPLYTSRDEIPEEILKKEKEIITARAKEEGKPDKILEKIVQGGIEKFCKEVCLLEQDYIREPKTKISDLVSSAISKTGENIIVRRFTRFQLGES is encoded by the coding sequence ATGGCGGAAGTTACCTCAAGCATGGTCAGAGAAGCCAGAGACCTCACGGGAGCCTCTTTTCTTGACTGCAAAAACGCTCTGGAAGAAGCCGGCGGCGACATGGATAAGGCGATTGACCTTCTCAAAATTAAAGGCGCGTCTCGCGCTTCAAAGAAAATCGGCAGAAACACGCCCGAAGGCCTCGTAACCTCATACATCCACCCGGGCGGAAAAATCGGGGTTATGCTTGAACTCAACTGCGAAACCGATTTTGTCGCCAGAAACGAGGAGTTTTCAAACCTTTCAAAAGAGATAACGATGCAAATCGCGGCAACGGGCCCGCTTTACACTTCAAGGGACGAAATCCCTGAGGAGATTCTTAAAAAAGAGAAAGAAATCATCACAGCCCGCGCCAAAGAGGAAGGCAAACCGGACAAAATTCTGGAAAAAATAGTGCAAGGCGGAATTGAGAAATTCTGCAAAGAAGTCTGCCTTCTTGAGCAGGACTACATAAGGGAGCCGAAAACAAAAATCTCGGACCTTGTTTCGTCCGCGATATCCAAAACGGGCGAGAACATAATAGTCAGAAGATTCACGAGATTCCAACTCGGAGAGTCTTAA
- the serS gene encoding serine--tRNA ligase has product MLDWKFVEQNLDEVKKKLSARGFDFDFAGISPLLSRRREVIGQVEELERKRNEGSREMAALKQKGDDKGFEKLSDELKTVSEKVKSLNSDRTEIEEKIRTEMLIIPNIPHESVPAGAGAGDNIEVRKWGEKPEFDFEPLLHDQIGEKLRILDLERAAKITGSRFALYFGAGARLERALANFMLDIHTKENGYTETLPPFAANTASLTGTGNLPKFEDDLFKLSGTDYFLIPTAEVPVTNIYRDEVISGDLPLKYVAHTPCFRKEAGSYGKDTKGIMRQHQFNKVELVKFARPENSYDELESLMADACGILEKLGLHYRVVTLCAGDMGFSAAKTYDIEVWLPGEGAYREISSCSNFEDFQARRAGIRFKDGKKTAFVHTLNGSGLAIGRTVVAILENYQQKDGSVKIPDALVEYMGVERID; this is encoded by the coding sequence ATGCTTGACTGGAAATTTGTTGAACAAAATCTTGATGAAGTGAAGAAAAAACTGTCCGCGCGCGGTTTTGACTTTGATTTTGCGGGGATTTCACCGCTTTTGAGCCGCCGCCGCGAAGTTATAGGGCAGGTTGAGGAGCTGGAGCGCAAGCGCAATGAGGGTTCGCGCGAAATGGCGGCTCTCAAACAAAAGGGCGACGACAAAGGGTTTGAAAAACTCTCCGATGAACTCAAAACCGTTTCAGAAAAAGTGAAATCGCTCAATTCCGACCGGACGGAAATTGAGGAGAAAATCAGAACCGAAATGCTCATAATTCCGAACATTCCGCACGAAAGTGTTCCCGCGGGAGCGGGAGCGGGCGACAACATTGAAGTGAGAAAGTGGGGCGAAAAGCCCGAATTTGATTTTGAGCCTCTGCTTCACGACCAAATCGGGGAAAAACTCCGAATTCTTGACCTTGAGCGCGCGGCGAAAATCACCGGTTCGCGTTTCGCGCTTTATTTCGGTGCGGGTGCGCGGCTTGAACGTGCGCTCGCGAACTTCATGCTTGATATTCACACAAAGGAAAACGGCTACACGGAAACGCTTCCGCCGTTTGCGGCAAACACCGCAAGTTTGACCGGAACGGGTAATCTGCCGAAATTTGAGGACGATCTGTTCAAACTTTCCGGCACGGACTATTTTCTTATTCCGACAGCCGAGGTTCCTGTTACCAACATTTACCGCGATGAAGTTATTTCAGGCGACTTGCCGCTTAAATACGTTGCTCATACGCCGTGTTTCCGCAAAGAGGCGGGTTCATACGGCAAAGACACAAAGGGCATTATGCGACAGCATCAGTTCAACAAGGTTGAGTTGGTCAAGTTCGCGCGTCCGGAAAATTCGTATGACGAGTTGGAAAGCTTAATGGCGGACGCGTGCGGGATTTTGGAAAAATTGGGGCTTCATTACCGCGTTGTAACTCTCTGCGCGGGCGATATGGGGTTTTCCGCCGCGAAAACATACGACATTGAAGTCTGGCTACCGGGAGAGGGCGCGTACAGGGAAATTTCCTCGTGCAGTAATTTTGAGGATTTTCAGGCGAGAAGGGCGGGAATAAGATTCAAAGATGGCAAAAAAACGGCGTTTGTTCACACGCTTAACGGTTCCGGGCTCGCGATTGGCCGCACCGTTGTGGCAATTCTTGAAAACTACCAGCAAAAAGACGGAAGCGTGAAAATTCCCGATGCGCTTGTTGAGTATATGGGAGTGGAGAGGATTGATTAA
- a CDS encoding ribosome recycling factor — MSEEIRNQTAEKMGKTISALEGELSKLRTGKASTGLLEGLEVNYHGAKMPLNQVAGITSPDPQTVMIQPWDETVIGDIEKAVNQSDLGLTPARDGKMIRISIPPLSEERRTELVKIASRIAEDHRVSIRQTRKDLNTKVKAMEKEGMSEDESKKALSDIQKSTDEFISKINSLVEKKEKEIMEI; from the coding sequence ATGAGCGAAGAAATAAGAAATCAAACTGCGGAAAAAATGGGCAAAACCATTTCCGCGCTGGAAGGCGAGTTGTCAAAACTTCGCACGGGAAAAGCGTCAACGGGTTTGCTTGAAGGGCTGGAGGTTAATTATCACGGCGCGAAAATGCCGCTTAATCAGGTCGCGGGAATAACCTCGCCCGACCCGCAAACGGTGATGATTCAGCCGTGGGACGAAACCGTCATAGGCGATATTGAAAAAGCGGTTAATCAATCAGACCTCGGTCTCACGCCCGCACGGGACGGAAAAATGATACGAATTTCAATTCCGCCACTCAGCGAAGAGCGGCGCACCGAACTTGTAAAAATCGCAAGCAGAATAGCCGAAGACCACCGCGTTTCCATACGGCAGACAAGAAAGGATTTGAACACAAAGGTAAAAGCGATGGAAAAAGAGGGAATGAGCGAAGACGAAAGTAAAAAAGCACTGTCCGACATTCAAAAATCAACCGATGAGTTTATCTCCAAAATAAACTCGCTTGTGGAAAAGAAAGAAAAAGAGATTATGGAGATTTAG
- a CDS encoding metal-dependent hydrolase, with protein sequence MVKTPKGKNVLIDPWVKGNPACPENLYKVEKVDVIAITHGHFDHINDAVEIAKEHKPQMVANWEICAWLGTKGVENCCPMNKGGGQTVEGVKFVMTHAQHSSGIGEEDGTTSDGGEAGGFVIELEDGYRMYHAGDTNIFSDMKLIKEIYAPKLAFLPIGDLFTMGPLEASYACKFISPEIVIPMHYATFPPLTGTPEELGKLTSDMKGLEIAALKPGETLK encoded by the coding sequence ATGGTGAAAACGCCGAAAGGCAAAAATGTGCTTATTGACCCGTGGGTGAAAGGAAACCCCGCGTGTCCGGAAAACCTGTACAAGGTTGAAAAAGTTGACGTTATCGCGATAACACACGGTCATTTTGACCACATCAATGATGCCGTTGAAATCGCCAAAGAACACAAACCGCAAATGGTGGCGAACTGGGAAATCTGCGCGTGGCTCGGAACAAAAGGCGTTGAGAACTGCTGCCCGATGAACAAAGGCGGCGGGCAAACGGTTGAAGGCGTGAAGTTTGTGATGACGCACGCTCAGCATTCAAGCGGAATCGGCGAGGAAGACGGCACAACCTCAGACGGCGGCGAGGCGGGCGGTTTTGTGATTGAACTTGAAGACGGTTACCGCATGTATCACGCGGGAGACACTAACATTTTCAGCGACATGAAACTCATAAAAGAGATTTACGCGCCGAAACTCGCGTTTCTGCCCATAGGCGACCTGTTCACAATGGGACCGCTGGAAGCGTCATACGCCTGCAAATTCATATCGCCTGAGATTGTGATTCCGATGCACTACGCCACCTTCCCGCCGCTCACCGGCACGCCCGAAGAACTCGGAAAACTGACTTCGGACATGAAGGGGCTGGAGATTGCCGCGCTCAAACCCGGCGAAACCCTGAAATAA
- the rpsB gene encoding 30S ribosomal protein S2, with protein MGGNGELNMKQLLEAGAHFGHQKSYWNPKMKNHIFDVRNGVHIINLQKTVDLFRVAYQFVFELTSKGGIVLFVGTKQQARGIIKEESQRCSMPFVNVRWLGGALTNFSTIRSRLQYMEMLRKLEEENKMDLLPNKEAVKLRKEEAKLSSIIGGIASMKRLPDAVFIVDTNKEQNAFKEAKKLGIPIVGLVDTNCDPTGIDYVIPTNDDAMRAIKLFASKIADACVEGAQIYAETVKDIPEEQLREQKKEMEGPIVEKKVYVFKKFGEDEENPAEISVVNENRPPKQENKVEDTRKTPKEQPGSKPDGKK; from the coding sequence ATGGGCGGCAATGGGGAGTTGAATATGAAGCAACTTCTTGAAGCCGGAGCCCATTTCGGACACCAGAAAAGTTACTGGAATCCGAAGATGAAAAACCACATTTTCGATGTTCGCAACGGCGTTCACATAATCAATCTGCAAAAAACCGTTGATCTTTTCAGAGTCGCTTATCAGTTCGTATTTGAACTCACTTCAAAAGGCGGAATCGTTCTGTTTGTGGGAACAAAACAGCAGGCGCGCGGCATAATCAAGGAAGAAAGCCAAAGGTGCTCAATGCCTTTTGTGAATGTGCGGTGGCTCGGAGGAGCACTTACGAACTTCAGCACAATCCGTTCACGGCTTCAATATATGGAAATGCTCAGAAAACTGGAGGAAGAAAACAAAATGGACCTTCTTCCGAACAAGGAAGCCGTCAAACTGAGAAAAGAGGAAGCGAAACTTTCAAGCATAATCGGCGGAATTGCCTCAATGAAACGACTGCCGGATGCGGTTTTCATTGTTGACACCAACAAGGAACAAAACGCTTTCAAAGAGGCGAAAAAACTCGGCATTCCGATTGTCGGTCTGGTTGACACAAATTGCGACCCGACGGGAATTGACTATGTAATTCCGACCAACGATGACGCGATGAGGGCAATTAAACTGTTCGCTTCAAAAATCGCCGATGCGTGTGTTGAGGGCGCCCAAATCTACGCCGAAACCGTAAAAGACATTCCCGAAGAACAGCTCAGGGAACAGAAAAAGGAAATGGAAGGCCCCATAGTTGAGAAGAAGGTTTACGTGTTCAAGAAATTCGGAGAGGATGAAGAAAATCCCGCTGAAATCTCCGTAGTTAACGAAAACCGACCGCCCAAACAGGAAAACAAAGTTGAGGATACGCGGAAAACTCCCAAAGAACAGCCGGGTTCGAAACCGGACGGGAAAAAGTAG